The DNA segment CAGAACTCTCGGTCACCGATAGATGCCGATTACAGGGCGGTGATGTAGGACAATACGGCCCGCCCTGTAACGTTCCAAAAGGGAAAACGGCCCCAGCGTGCTGGCAAAGCTGGGGCCGCCATTTCATCGGATGCTAGCGGGGGCATGCAGCATCCGGTCGCGCTGAGCCAAGCTATTGACAGATACATCGTTCCAAAGCAGTCGGATGGAAGCCGCTACGGCTTGGGGCTGGGGAAGGATTGTCTACCGTGCGTCGTGGCGTCCGGTGGTGCCCGCTCAAGTTCCGCACGAGCCACTTTCTCTCGTAACAAGATCACCTCGTACATCAACTTCTCGAGCTCGCTAATGGTGAGCTTGCCGTCGAGGTCATCAGTTTTTCGCCGCTCCAAAGTCATGCGCAGTGAACGCGCCATCACCAGCGGGGGTTGCTATAGCGGCATTGCGCCGCGCTATTATGAAATAGGAACTAAATAGCCGATCCTGCTTGCGCGTCGCCGCTGCGCCCGCTTTTCGCTAGGATGGCGACGGCAAGATGCTCGAGATCGGGTTGCTAAAGCAGTTCGATGGTCGTGGTGACCACATGAAAAAGGACGGCACCGTCCTTTCTTTGCCTCAGAAGGATATCGCTGCCGAAGCAGGCATTTCAGAGCATCAGCGTAAACAAGCCGTCCGCGTGACGTAGTGGGTCTGGACGAACTCGAAGATGCGCCTGCTCTGGCGTTCATTGCGTCAATCGAAAAACGAGCGGGCTATTTGCTTATGGAGGCAATCGTCCCGAGCGATCTTCACTTTTTCTTCCGTGCCTCTGCGGCCTCTGCGAGCCTAAGCCACTCCAAGGCAACCTTCTGCCATGCCGCTCGATCCTGCGGGTTATCCATCTTGTCGGCTATGTCCGCGGCTTCTCTGGCTCGCTTGCGGCACTCGGGCGCGTCATCCATTGGAAAACAGAACACCACATCGCCAGCGGCTTGCGCAACGAGCTTGTGGCTGAGTAAATTACTCAATTTACTGCCGGTATTTTTCCGGAATCCACAAGCGGTCGGCCCGGATGTCTACTAGCCCTCTCACGAGAGGCGACTACAATGGACGCAAGCGGCATACACCTGGTCATTGTGTTGACCGACGACCTAACTCATCGACTGTGGGCGGCAGCGACACCGCGCGAGCAGGCAGTTGATAGCGTGCTCGAAGTCATTCCCGAGGGTTGGACCGCTCGTTTGATTAACGGTCCGCAACATCCGTGGATGGTGGCTGGTGTGTCGGGGTTGGCGCCCGGCGAGGTGCGCGAGCTGACCGGGATGAGCCGCTGGCAAGCAAAAGTGAGTTTGTCACTCGGGCCGCGAGAGAGGCTTTTCTTTCGTGTGCTGCCCTACCACCCCGGCTAGAAAATAACGCACCGGCGCCGTAGACGTCGCGGCGGCAAACGTCATCGGTGGCGGGATGGAATTTGCCGCCACATGACCGCCGCGCAGCGCGCTATGGCGACGGCTATGATCTATCCGGAAACGCGCTCGTGTATCTCATTTTGGGACTGGCCGACTGGTATCGAGGAACCCAAGGTCCAATACATTTAATGAAACCGCGTGTCTCTTGGTCCGTTGTCTTTTCAGAAAAGAGGAGAGATGGAACATGGACAAGGAACACGTTAAGGGCGCTGCCGATAAGGCGAAGGGCGCGATCAAGGATGCTGCCGGCAGAGTGACCGGCGACAAGGAACTTCAGTCCGAAGGTAAAATGGATAAAGCGAAGGGGTCGGCCCACAACGCCGCTGGCGACGTGAAAGACGCCGTCAAGAACGCAACAAAGTAGCTAAGCTTTTGGAGCCGCAGATTTAGGGCCGCTTTCGGGCGGCCCTTTTTCTTGCGCTGATATAGGGACCAACGGCGCGGAGTTACCCGAAGCCAATCCGACTGTAGACTAGGTACAGCACGCCTTGGAGGAGAAGGGCGGCGAAGAAATACTTCACGGTCTCGCCGCGCGCGTCGCGGAGTTCTCGATTGAGGTCCAGTTGCAAAGCGTTGCGAACACTTGGCGAGGCTGCCAGCCGCCGTCGGCTCCACGCTCTGTGCAGGAGGTGCCTGATCTCATATTCCTTTAGAGGCCTCTTCACTTTCCCTCCGCTTTCAGCCCCAGCTCGACCAGGCGATGCTGGCGCCCCTCATTTTGATCCATTCTTTGATGACCGACCATACTTCCGGGGGCAACATCAGCCAAGACATCCTGCGACGACGTCGGGAGGAAGATTGATGTGCGGCGGTGTAGTGGGTAATGGCTGGAAAACCACGAGCCGCCAGCCTATTGCTTGATGCAAAGAATGACCGTTTGCGGTGGATCGCTTTGACCGGGTTTGGCATCGCAGCTCGCACCACTATCACCAAGCGTCCGTGGCGCCTGGCCCGGCTCACCGGATTTAGTGATGCAGGTTGCGCTTATCATGACTTCGTTGGTGCCGCACATCGCTGGCTTTGAAATTCCGCCATCGGCCTCGGACCGTACGACGCGGAATGGTAAGGGC comes from the Bradyrhizobium erythrophlei genome and includes:
- a CDS encoding CsbD family protein; this translates as MDKEHVKGAADKAKGAIKDAAGRVTGDKELQSEGKMDKAKGSAHNAAGDVKDAVKNATK